Sequence from the Lysobacter capsici genome:
GTTGCTTACCAAACCCTATTCGATCGACGACCTGCTCGAAGCGCTGGCCGATCTGCGGACGCACGCGCCGAGCGCCTCCAACCCCGTCCCTCCCGCCAACCCGGGTGCCTGATGATGAATGCTGACGCTGGTCCTACCCAATCGCGCATCTCCACCGGCAACTCCGGTCTCGACGACATTCTCGGCGGCGGCCTCGACGCCAACCGCATGTACTTGTACGAAGGTCGGCCCGGCACCGGCAAGACCACATTGGCCATCGAGTTCCTGCTCGAGGGCGCGCGCAACGGCGAGAAGACGCTGTACATCACGCTGTCGGAAACCGAGCGCGAGCTCGCCCTGGTCGCGGAGCGGCACGGCTGGAGCCTGGATCAGATCGATGTGTTCGAACTGGTGCCGCCGGAAACCACGCTCGATCCGGGGCGCGAGATCACCGTGCTGCATCCGGTCGAGGTCGAGCTGGGCGAAACCACCAAGCTGATCCTGGACCGCGTGGCCGCGCTCAATCCCAGCCGGGTGGTGATCGACAGCCTGTCCGAACTGCGCCTGCTCGCGCAGAGTTCGTTGCGCTATCGGCGTCAGGTGCTCGCGCTCAAGCATTTTTTCGCGAGCCGGCGCTGCACCGTGGTGCTACTGGACGATATGACCTCGCAGCAGAACGATCTGCAGCTGCACTCGATTTCGCACGGCGTCGTGCTGCTGGAGCAGCTGGCCATCGAATACGGCGCCGAACGCCGGCGCGTGCGGGTGGTGAAGATGCGCGGCATCAGCTTTCGCGGCGGCTTCCACGACCTCACCATCCGCAAGGGCGGCCTGGAAATCTATCCGCGCCTCGTCGCCGCCGAACACCACGCCAACTTCACCGGCGACTTCACCCCGAGCGGCAACGCCGAACTCGACAAGCTGCTCGGCGGCGGCCTGGAACGCGGCACCAATGCGCTGCTGATCGGCGCGGCCGGCGTGGGCAAGTCGTCGATGGCGCTGACCTATGCCATCGCCGCGGCCGAACGCGGCGAGAAAAGCGTGTTCTTCGCCTTCGACGAAGGCCGCGGCACGGTCGAGGCGCGGGCCAAGACCTTGGGGCTCAAGTTCGGACCGGCGCTGGAATCGGGGATGATCCGCTTCCAGCAGATCGACCCGGCGGAGATGTCGCCGGGCGAGTTCGCGTCGATCGTGCGCAAGAGCGTGCAGCAGGACGGCGCGCGGCTGGTGATCATCGACAGCCTCAACGGCTATTTGAACGCGATGCCCGACGGGCGCTTTCTCATCCTGCAGATGCACGAACTGCTGAGCTTCCTGTCGCAGCAAGGCGTGTTGACCATTCTGGTGCTGGCCCAGCACGGTCTGGTCGGGCCGATGGAAACGCCGCTGGACATCAGCTACCTCAGCGATGCGGTGCTGATGCTGCGCTACTTCGAGTACGGCGGCACCGTGCGCCGCGCGCTGTCGGTGGTGAAGAAACGCAGCGGCGACCACGAACACACCATCCGCGAATTCCGCCTGACCCGGAACGGGATTTCGCTGGGCCCGCCGCTGCGGCAGTTCAGCGGCATCTTCGCCGGCACGCCCTCCTACACCGGCACCAGCGAGCCCTTGCTGGGCGATGGCCACAATGTGGGCGGCGGCATCGAGCACTGAGCCGACCATGCATCAGCGCGTACTGGTGTTCGCTCCGATCGGACGCGACGCCCCCGCCACCATCGACCTGCTCGCCCGCGCGGGGATCGCCGCCACGCTTTGTCGCGACTACGCGCAATTGCTGGACGACATGGAGGCGGGCATCGACGCCGCGTTCGTGGCCGAGGAAGGTCTGTTTGGCCAGGATCTCGACCTGCTCGCGCAGTGGGTGAGCCGTCAGCCCGCCTGGTCGGACCTGCCGTTCGTCGTGCTCACCAGCCGTCATGACGAGCCGCGGGTCACCCGCTGGCGGCAGGAACTGGTGCGTGGCCTGCGCAATGTGGCGCTGCTCGAGCGCCCGGTGCAGCCGATCACCCTGATCAGCGTGATGCAGGCGGCGCTGCGCGCGCGATTGCGCCAGCACGAAGTGCGCTCGCTGCTGGCCGCGCGCGAACAGGCCGCGGCCGAGCTGGAATCGCTGGTCGCGCAGCGCACCGAGCAACTGCAGCAGGTGAACTCGCAACTGCGCAACGAGATGGCCGAACGCGCGCGCATCGAGGAAAGCCTGCGCCACGCCCAGAAGCTCGAAGCGCTCGGCCAGCTCACCGGCGGCGTGGCCCACGACTTCAACAATCTGCTGATGGTCATCACCGCCGGCCTGGACATGATGGAGCGCAACCAGGACCCGGCGCGGCGCGCGCGCATGCTGCAGGGCATGCGTCAGGCCGCGCAGCGCGGCGCCAGCCTCACCCGCCAGTTGCTGGCGTTCTCGCGCAGTCACGCGCTGCGGCCGGAAACCGTGGACCTGGCGCGGCATCTGCAGGACATGAAGGAGCTGCTCGACCGCAGCCTCGGCGGCGACGTGCAGGTCGATGTCCGGCTCAAGCCGGATTTGTGGTCGGTGCAGGTCGACCCGGGCGAACTCGAACTGGTGCTGCTCAATCTGGCCGTCAACGCCCGCGACGCGATGGCGCGCGGCGGCGTGATCACCATCGAAGGCGAGAACCTGCCGGACTGGCAAGGCCCGAACGGACGCGGAGATTTCGTCAGCCTGTGCGTGCGCGACAACGGCGCGGGCATGTCCGAGGAAGTGAAATCGCACGTGTTCGAACCGTTCTTCACCACCAAGGACGTCGGCAAGGGCTCCGGGCTCGGCCTCGCCCAGGTGTACGGGTTCGCGCAGCAGTCCGGCGGCACCACCGAGATTCAATCCGAGCAGGGCGTGGGCACCGCGATCACGCTGTACCTGCCTCGCTCCGAGCACGACCCCACCCATGTCGCCGCGCTCCATCCCGATGCCGCGGCGGCGGCGCCCTCCTCCACCGGCAGCGTGCTGATGGTGGAGGACGATGTCGAAGTCGCGGCCCTGGTACGCGACATGCTGGGCGATATCGGCTACGACGTGATCCACGTGTCCAACCCGGACGCCGCGCTCGGCGCGCTCGCCAACGCTCGGCATCTGGACTTGGTGTTCTCCGACATCATGATGCCTGGCGGTAAAAGCGGTATCGATCTGGCCCGCGAGTTGCGCCAGCGCAGGCCGGACCTGCCGGTCCTGCTCACCAGCGGCTACATCGAACGCAATCGCGACGAGGCGGTGGCGATGGGCATACAGGTCTTGCCCAAGCCGTATGGCCTGGAGGAGCTGCGTCTGGCGATCGCGGCGGTTCTGGAAGTTCCTCACTGACGTTGTGGTGTGGCGGCTGTCGGTGCGTGCGGGACCTCACCCCAGCCCTCTCCCGTGAAACGGGAGAGGGAGCAATCGGCTCGGCCCATTACATCCGGCGTGCAGATGCCTGCCTTTCCCTTCTCCCGCCCGCGGGAGAAGGTGCCCGAAGGGCGGATGAGGGCGCGGGCCCTCACCCCGGCCCTCTCCCGTCAAACGGGAGAGGGAGCAATCGGCTCGGCCCATTACATCCGGTGTGCGGATGCCTGCCGTTCCCTTCTCCCGCCCGCGGGAGAAGGTGCCCGAAGGGCGGATGAGGGCGCGAGCCCTCACCCCGGCCCTCTCCCGTCAAACGGGAGAGGGAGCAATCAGCTCGGCCCATTACCTCCGGTGTGCAGATGCCTGCCGTCCCCTTCTCCCGCCCGCGGGAGAAGGTGCCCGAAGGGCGGATGAGGGCGCGGGCCCTCACCCCGGCCCTCTCCAGCGGCGCGGGAGAGTAATCAAAACAAGCCCGGAAAATCGCGCAGCGTTCGTAGCGGCTCGCGCATCCCTTCTCTCGTGCCTGTCGACGCGGCGGCAATCGACTCAGCTGTAGAACTTGCCGAGCACCACACTCACCTGCGTGGCGCCATTGAGTTGCACGGTAGGACTCTGTTCGCAGACATCGTCATACGGAAATCCATAGGCCAGACCGTTTCGATTGGCCGCATGCATCTGCGCGGCCCAGGCGTTCCAGGTGCCGCCGACGGGATAATACGTACCGGCAGCGCTGGGTCCGATGCTGTCGTCGAACAGATAGCCCGGCACGCCGCGGGTGAAGGCCGCGGCGACGTTCTTGCCGACGTTCAACTGCGCGGCGCCGCCGCTGGCCAGGGCGTTGTCGCATTGCCAGACATCGAGCGAGCCGACCTGCACCGTCGAGGGCGCGGCGCCGGTCAGGGCGAACGCCAGCGCCGGCGCGGCGGCCTTCCAATCGGCCAGGGTCGGATACTGGCCCTGATAGAAATTCAGCACGCCGGTGCCCGGATCGACCACGCCGGTGTAGTAGCCGGTCGCGCGATCGTTGACCACCAGTGGCGTGGTTTTCCAGTTGTCGTACCAGGTCGATATGGTCGCGTTGAAATAGTCGGTCAACGCGCCGCTGTAGGTCGGCAGCGCGGTCAAGGTCTTCGGCGATTGCGCGCGCAGCGTGACGACGTTGGCCGGATACGCCGCGGCCGCCGCGGGATTCGCCACGATCAAGGTCGGCGCGCCGACGAACGGACCGGGCAGGTTCTGCACTTGGGTCAGCAGCGTCTCGCGCGCGATACCGAGCACGCCTTGCAGGCTGCCGCCGGGCGCGCCGTCCAGGCTCAGGCCGAAACCGAATTGATCGACCTGGGTGGTGTTGCCGTTGAAGTTGCCTTCGCTGTCGTAGGAAAACTCGACCCAGTCGAACAGGCACTGGCTGCCGGGCCCCGGATACGGCACCGGCGCGGCATAGCCCGCGGCCTGCGGCGTGAACGGCAGCCGCGGCACGCCGACCGAAACATAGATGCGACCGCTGAACGCGCTGGTGCCGGTGCCCAGCCCGGGGACGGTGCTGGTGTTGATCTTCGACAGGTCCAGCTGCGTCGCCGGCGCGGTGCGCGACAGCGGGATCGAGTAGTCGGCCCACACGGTCGGATAGTTCGACGTCAGCGCGGCGACCGCGGCGGCGGCGAGCGCGCTCGAACCGGGAAAGCTGCCGGCGGCCTGGGTGTTGTCGGCCTGCGACATCGCATGCGGCACGCCGGACGCATCGAGGCGGTAATACACGCCCGCGACCAATCCGACGATGTAGGCATACACCTCGACATCGGCGGCGAGGTCGGTCTGGGTGGCGTCGAGCGTGAGCGGCACTGCGGTCATGGACGATTCCTCGGTGGCGGGTAGGCGCGGTTATCGAACGCGAAACCCCGACGCGATCGGACAGGCGGCCGCGGTATCGAGGCGAGGTATCGAAGGCAAACGCCGCAAGCCGCGGCTTGTGAATCCGGTCGATGCGCATGCGCCGGCATTGCACCGGCCACACCACCACGCAAGCCCACGTCCCGCCCGACCGCTCATCCGTCCGGGC
This genomic interval carries:
- a CDS encoding ATP-binding protein, with the translated sequence MHQRVLVFAPIGRDAPATIDLLARAGIAATLCRDYAQLLDDMEAGIDAAFVAEEGLFGQDLDLLAQWVSRQPAWSDLPFVVLTSRHDEPRVTRWRQELVRGLRNVALLERPVQPITLISVMQAALRARLRQHEVRSLLAAREQAAAELESLVAQRTEQLQQVNSQLRNEMAERARIEESLRHAQKLEALGQLTGGVAHDFNNLLMVITAGLDMMERNQDPARRARMLQGMRQAAQRGASLTRQLLAFSRSHALRPETVDLARHLQDMKELLDRSLGGDVQVDVRLKPDLWSVQVDPGELELVLLNLAVNARDAMARGGVITIEGENLPDWQGPNGRGDFVSLCVRDNGAGMSEEVKSHVFEPFFTTKDVGKGSGLGLAQVYGFAQQSGGTTEIQSEQGVGTAITLYLPRSEHDPTHVAALHPDAAAAAPSSTGSVLMVEDDVEVAALVRDMLGDIGYDVIHVSNPDAALGALANARHLDLVFSDIMMPGGKSGIDLARELRQRRPDLPVLLTSGYIERNRDEAVAMGIQVLPKPYGLEELRLAIAAVLEVPH
- a CDS encoding ATPase domain-containing protein; this encodes MNADAGPTQSRISTGNSGLDDILGGGLDANRMYLYEGRPGTGKTTLAIEFLLEGARNGEKTLYITLSETERELALVAERHGWSLDQIDVFELVPPETTLDPGREITVLHPVEVELGETTKLILDRVAALNPSRVVIDSLSELRLLAQSSLRYRRQVLALKHFFASRRCTVVLLDDMTSQQNDLQLHSISHGVVLLEQLAIEYGAERRRVRVVKMRGISFRGGFHDLTIRKGGLEIYPRLVAAEHHANFTGDFTPSGNAELDKLLGGGLERGTNALLIGAAGVGKSSMALTYAIAAAERGEKSVFFAFDEGRGTVEARAKTLGLKFGPALESGMIRFQQIDPAEMSPGEFASIVRKSVQQDGARLVIIDSLNGYLNAMPDGRFLILQMHELLSFLSQQGVLTILVLAQHGLVGPMETPLDISYLSDAVLMLRYFEYGGTVRRALSVVKKRSGDHEHTIREFRLTRNGISLGPPLRQFSGIFAGTPSYTGTSEPLLGDGHNVGGGIEH
- a CDS encoding beta-1,3-glucanase family protein gives rise to the protein MTAVPLTLDATQTDLAADVEVYAYIVGLVAGVYYRLDASGVPHAMSQADNTQAAGSFPGSSALAAAAVAALTSNYPTVWADYSIPLSRTAPATQLDLSKINTSTVPGLGTGTSAFSGRIYVSVGVPRLPFTPQAAGYAAPVPYPGPGSQCLFDWVEFSYDSEGNFNGNTTQVDQFGFGLSLDGAPGGSLQGVLGIARETLLTQVQNLPGPFVGAPTLIVANPAAAAAYPANVVTLRAQSPKTLTALPTYSGALTDYFNATISTWYDNWKTTPLVVNDRATGYYTGVVDPGTGVLNFYQGQYPTLADWKAAAPALAFALTGAAPSTVQVGSLDVWQCDNALASGGAAQLNVGKNVAAAFTRGVPGYLFDDSIGPSAAGTYYPVGGTWNAWAAQMHAANRNGLAYGFPYDDVCEQSPTVQLNGATQVSVVLGKFYS